In Porites lutea chromosome 7, jaPorLute2.1, whole genome shotgun sequence, a single window of DNA contains:
- the LOC140944035 gene encoding multiple coagulation factor deficiency protein 2 homolog → MSCKQCICGLLAIFTLVCLVTSDESHDGGQHNPLHDSKLTHDKDHIKEHLKDEIDLKDEQMSDEDLQFHYFKLHDYDHNNKLDGIELMNAMTHYHDEESEEGKSHQYTDDEMGNMIDQILEEDDLNKDGYIDYPEFVASQKS, encoded by the exons ATGTCGTGTAAGCAGTGTATTTGTGGTCTTCTAGCGATATTTACTCTGGTTTGCCTTGTTACATCAGATGAATCGCATGATGGAGGTCAACATAATCCTTTACATGACTCTAAATTGACACACGACAAAGA TCACATCAAAGAACACCTGAAAGATGAGATTGACCTAAAAGATGAACAGATGTCTGATGAAGATTTacaatttcattattttaaattgCATGACTACGACCATAACAACAAACTGGATGGCATTGAACTGATGAATGCAATGACCCATTACCATGATGAAGAAAGTGAAGAGGGCAAGAGCCACCAGTACACAGATGATGAAATGGGAAATATGATTGACCAGATTTTAGAAGAAGATGATCTTAACAAAGATGGATATATCGACTACCCAGAATTTGTGGCCTCGCAGAAATCCTAA
- the LOC140942788 gene encoding uncharacterized protein gives MEDFSRCLNSTEDVVASGQLVDEMKEGLNSLISRLSSIGLTVHVLQNRAVVTEKDELRTFNVVDGEAALQFVNQPEHADKLICFNSERFYCHTEYLVLRSQYFRALLNGAYRETNMDVISIHLPTPGNVEAILHFMYSGIVDGGLLETTEIFSTIQNANFLGVDELLEKAAESFASRWKILAFSPLFRRSIVDSEFVGAILELGTKNDVFNVGDKLRIVMLWNEEEDQESNFPESSRLLVEYRCLENTGIADLEWALDKKPRLFNSLQQSEFRVVYQRAIQDSSRVSEKMRANEDKIKNLSQCVRTLTRQLEDVRCNRCQLFLPRAAMKTRTCIVSRHPGEYVVNKGWSCCRQLIKRSKGCKPVSLSRHCISLNPRSR, from the coding sequence atggaggacttcagcCGTTGTTTAAATAGCACAGAAGACGTCGTTGCATCTGGTCAGCTTGTGGATGAAATGAAAGAGGGTTTGAATAGTCTAATATCTCGGCTTTCGTCTATCGGTTTGACGGTACACGTGCTTCAAAACCGCGCTGTGGTTACGGAAAAAGATGAGCTGAGAACTTTCAACGTGGTAGACGGCGAAGCAGCGTTGCAGTTTGTGAATCAGCCTGAACATGCCGACAAATTAATCTGCTTCAATTCAGAAAGGTTTTATTGCCACACTGAATACCTTGTGCTTCGAAGCCAGTACTTCAGGGCTTTGCTAAACGGTGCCTACCGCGAAACCAATATGGACGTAATTTCTATTCATCTCCCAACGCCAGGAAATGTTGAAGCCATTTTGCACTTTATGTACTCCGGCATTGTGGACGGAGGACTTTTGGAAACCACTGAAATCTTCAGCACCATTCAAAATGCAAATTTCTTAGGCGTCGACGAATTACTGGAAAAAGCAGCTGAAAGCTTTGCCAGCCGTTGGAAAATATTGGCTTTTTCGCCACTCTTCAGGAGGAGTATTGTGGATTCAGAATTCGTAGGGGCCATTCTAGAACTCGGAACTAAAAACGATGTTTTTAACGTTGGGGATAAGCTGAGAATTGTTATGCTCTGGAACGAAGAAGAAGACCAAGAAAGTAACTTTCCTGAGTCGTCTCGTCTTTTGGTAGAGTATAGATGTCTAGAGAACACAGGCATTGCTGACCTGGAATGGGCGTTGGACAAGAAGCCTCGACTCTTTAACTCCTTGCAGCAATCAGAGTTCCGCGTTGTCTATCAACGCGCGATACAAGATTCCTCGCGCGTCAGCGAGAAAATGCGCGCGAATGAAGACAAAATCAAAAACCTTTCCCAGTGCGTGCGTACTCTGACCAGACAACTCGAAGACGTCAGGTGCAACAGGTGTCAGTTGTTTCTTCCTCGTGCTGCGATGAAGACGAGAACTTGCATTGTCAGTCGGCATCCAGGAGAGTATGTTGTTAACAAGGGGTGGAGCTGTTGTCGACAGCTCATAAAGCGAAGCAAGGGCTGCAAGCCTGTTAGTCTTTCCAGGCACTGTATATCCTTAAACCCGAGGTCAAGGTGA